Within Spinacia oleracea cultivar Varoflay chromosome 4, BTI_SOV_V1, whole genome shotgun sequence, the genomic segment gtgcttctcctagatccttcatcgaaaaacatttcccaagccaaatcttgacagagttcaacataggaatgtcatttccgataagcaatatgtcgtcgacatataatactaggaaagcaatttttctcccactgaccttcttgtatacacaagattcgtctgcgttcttgatgaaaccaaagtcactgactgcttcatcaaaacgtatattccagctcctggatgcctgcttcaatccgtagattgacttctttagcttctataccttcttagcattctttggatcctcaaaaccttcaggctgtgtcataaacacagtttctgttaaaacgccgtttaagaaagcagttttgacatccatctgccatatttcgtaatcgtaatatgcagcgattgctaacattattcgaatagactttagcattgcaactggtgaaaaggtttcatcgtaatccacaccgtggacttgcctgtaaccttttgcaaccaatctagctttgaaaacttcaagtttcccatccttgtcctttttcagtttgaaaacccatttgcttccaatggcttggtagccatctggcaaatcgaccaaatcccatacttggttttcagacatggagtctaattcagattgcatggcttcttgccactgcttggagctagggctcgtcatagcttgtttgtaagtcgcaggttcatcactttcaagtaatagaacgtcatagctctcgttcgtcaaaatacctaagtacctttccggttgagatctatatctttgcgatctacgcggggtaacatttctagtttgaccatgattctcaccagattcttctaaagatctctgagtttcattctgaatgtcatcttgagcattctctagagtttgttgttcgactcgaatttcttcgaggtctacttttctcccacttgtcattttggaaatgtgatccttctccaaaaagacaccatctcgagcaacaaacactttgttctcagatgtattgtagaagtaatacccctttgtttcctttggatagcccacaaggatacatttgtcagattttggatgaagtttgtctgaaattaatcgtttgacgtatacttcacatccccaaatcttaagaaaagacacatttggaggctttccaaaccataattcgtatggagtcttttcgacagctttagacggagctctatttatagtgagtgcagctgtatttagtgcatgtccccaaaattctaatggaagttcggcctgacccatcattgacctgaccatgtctagcaaggttctgtttctccgttctgacacaccattccattgtggtgttcctggaggagtaaattctgatagaattccacattctttcagatggtcatcaaattcatagctcagatattcaccgcctctatcagaccgcagtgccttaatcttcttgcctaattgattctctacttcactctgaaattccttgaatttgtcaaaggattcagacttatgcttcattaggtagacataaccatacctactgaagtcatcagtgaaagtgacaaagtagctgaaaccacctctagcatttgtactcattggtccacatacatctgtatggattaaatccaatagttcatttgctctttctccaactttagagaaaggttgctttgtcattttgccaagtaaacatgattcgcatttaccataatcctctaagtcaaatggttctagaattccttccttttgaagactttctaagcgtttcaagtttatatggcctaatcgacaatgccacagataggtgagatctgaatcattctttttggcctttttggtatttatgttatatacttgtttgtcgtgatctaataaataaagtccattgactaatctagcagatccataaaacatctctttaaaataaaacgaacaactattgtcttttattaaaaaggaaaatcccttagcatctaagcaagaaactgaaatgatgtttttagtaagacttggaacatggaaacattcttccagttccaaaactagcccggagggcaacgacaaatagtaagttcctacagctaatgcagcaatccgtgctccatttcccactcgtaggtcgacttcacccttgcttaactttctacttcttcttagtccctgtggattggaacataagtgtgagccacaacctgtatctaatacccaagaagttgaattagcaagtatacagtctataacgaaaatacctgaagatggaacgactgttccgttcttctgatcttcctttagcttcaagcaatctctcttccaatgccccttcttcttgcagtagaagcattcggactcagaagtgggttgactgaccttcctctttgcagatttggcgccagtttgcttagttgggctggccttgttgccacctttcttagcattcctcttctttccagatttcttgaacttgcccccacgcaccataagcacatcctgcttatcacttttgagcgtcttttcagcggtcttcagcataccgtgaagctcagtgagcgttttgtccagactattcatactgtagttcagtttgaactgatcatacccgctatgaagagaatggatgatggtgtctatagccatttcctgagaaaattgctgatccagccgactcatattctcaatgagtccaatcattttgagaacatgtggacttacgggctcgccattcttaagtttggtctcaagaatttgcctatgagtttcgaatctttcgactcgagccagatcttggaacatgttcttcaactcactgatgattgtgaaagcatctgagttgatgaacgttttctgcagatccgcactcatggtggcgagcattagacatttcacatccttgttggcatcaatccaacggttgagggctgcctgagtgaccccgtcgcctgcagcttcgggcatcgcctcatctaggacatactccttttcttcctgcataagaactatttgcaagttcctttgccagtcaaggaagtttttcccgttcaacttctccttttcgagaattgatcgaatgttgaatgaattgttgtttgccatattaaaaaaaactacaattgaaaagaataaacaaataaataaccattcacagtttctcttaataaacttaaattctagcatacatgcataattcaatgtttattaagcattttattcaagttatgtgttccggcaggtgtgaataaaatgattccaagatcctaaaatcattgaagaactaagcacagtttgtcgacttaatcctagaacatcttaggtaagcaaaagccttttgctaatagtctagaaactattcttggttgataggtacgtctaagaacttattaggtaaacctatcgattttgccacgacataaaaggactccttacttatatcgttgagtttcaccaaaactaacatgtactcacaattatttgtgtaccttgcccctttaggaccaataagtaacacctcgctgagcgaaaactattactagattgatgtaaaggatatccaagcaagtgtatattttggcatggcaccttttaactcaatttttaagtttggaacttaaggctcttactatgttggttagattttaagtgaactaaaatccttaatcatgcaacataatcaagcttttgatctcatgcattttaagacatatttaaaagcaataaataacttaaaacatgcataagatatttgtgatctagtatggcccgacttcatcttgaagctttaacttcaaagtccgtcttgaaaatctccgtgggaggcaccattttcttcaaatatgataagctataactaattacaactatttgatggtacgcagaccatatttgaattgaaaaataactttggtacttcagaccaattacattcaaattaatggtacgcagaccatattttctatcctatttgggccatactagtcacttcataacctgcaaaacagtacatatacaatatataccattcacccattcattatcatgaatggcccacatagctggttagtaaaacacattatgcatcacgtaaacatttgcagcaattaatcaagggcaccaataatctaccaattattcagtccttattaattctaatcaagttgttttaaccttaaggatttgtagacctaatcaagagattatgactaaaaatacgctcccacttaaaccaataaattcatatgctttactaattttaaacataaaaatgtatttctagtctaaccggaaacatacaaatttaattaaaatttaaagctcatataaatttataattgaatccaaaaagtttaatttaatttaagtcgttatttaaattaattcatgattttaatttttattaaaataattagaataaataaaatttattataattacaatattcaaaattaaaatccaagaaaataatttaaattattaatattaaaattaattaaaattacgtgaactgaaattttcaaattaaacattcaaaacaatctaatcgtaacgcaaacaccctacgcattgcacgcccatgggccgcacgcacacagccattgctggccatgtgcgcgcagcccatgcgctcgtcgcatagctgctgcttccccaTCGCAATCCTCCGCACGCTtcggtgctcgctgcgcgcgccagcgctcatcgcatgcgagctatcgctcgcagtgcgctctcgccagcgctcgctgcgcgcgatctaagagtcatctgcgtcgcagattagtaattctgcgacgcaaatgaggtaaaaaaaattcggacGTGTCAATGGGTTTCTACCTCTCTCCTCAAACACACTCTCTCCTAATTCTACCTCTCTCCTCAAatactctctctctcctaaactccctgcttcttcctctctcctcaaacCCGATCCAGTTTCtgcctctctctcctcaacctcACCGCTCAAATTTTCCTCCGGCAAGGTTCTTGCAAAAAAATTCGGTTTGTAAATGAGGTAAGTCTTCCATCTCTTTCCtcctttcttcaattcttttagGTTTTAGAACTTTCACTTTTGTTTAAGTTTttgattcttcaattctttatgATAGGTTTCGACAACGGAAGAGGGAGAATCGGGGTCGTAGAAGAGGTGGAGGAGGGTGTCGGAGGTGGAAGCGTCATTGAAACCGCCGACGTCGCACCCTTGCTACTGTCGCAATCGAAGCATCTATTTCGAAATCCTTGGAAAGGGAAGCTTGACGGCGGAGGTTTCTGGAGAAACTAAATTGACGGCGGCGAGGTGGAGGAAGGAGGCGGGACTGTTAGTCGGAGGTGAGAATTTTGTAATGCTTCCATCTGTCTCCTTCATTCTTCATTTAGTTAGGGTTTTGAacttcagtttatgtaattttggaTTTTCGATTGAATTCTATTGAGTTTGCTCATTTTACTTTTTGATTAATGTTCTTGATTCTGTTTTATTGTGATTGAACTTGACTTTGAGTGGAAATTGAACTGGATTTATGATGAATGGTTGACGATTGTGTCTCCATTTTCGTTCTTAAGACTAAATAGCTTGATTTATGTAAACATGGTGGAAGTTTGATTGGTGTTCCTGTTTCTGTGGAAAAATTGATTTTTCTAGGGGTTATTTTGAGCTGAGGTCCAACCTTATGAGATATGAGATACCAGACATCCAATTTATGTTATTTCTTTAATAATCGTCTGCCATGGCATGTATATCCTGATGATTGTAGTTTCTTAGTTGGAATGATTTGCTTGCTTTATATGGAAATTTCCATACAAGCACTTTGTCTTGCTGAATTGCAGTTTGTCTTGCTGCTTTATACTTCAGCACCCATGTAACTTGATGATCATTAGATTTTGACTTGCGTTTATGTAAAATTCCCAACAACATATATCAGATGATTGATTGTTTTTCCATTTAACTTGTGATTGTATTGATGGAGGTGGCAGTTCTCCTTGTTTGGATCATTGGCTAATGTGGGAGCAATGGTTGGTGCAATTGCTAGTGGTCAGATTTCTAAATACATTGGGCGCAAAGGGGTATGAAATTTTATCCCTTTCCTGCAATTTATTGATGGTTTTTAACATATAGAATTTGTGTCATTGTCACCCATTGTTGTCTCTTAAAAAGGGTCCTACTTGATATGAACATTAACAGATGTTCATAAGTCATAACAATGTCTGTTgtactgtattttttttttaattatgatttcctgtttttaattaattgcaGTCACTGATGATTGCTTCAATCCCAAATATCATTGGATGGTTGGTCGTATCATTTTCGAGAGTAAGTGAGCTATATAAACGAGCATTGTGCTATTTGTTTATCTTCAATCCCAAATATTATTGATTGGTTGGCTGGTCGTATCATTTCTGTATTGTTGAACCATCTATAGGATACCTCATTTCTGTACATGGGGCGATTGGTTGGTTGGTTTTGGTGGTTTAGTTATGCTGTTCATTGAAATCATCAATAAGTAAGCTCTCTACTTGCTAGAAAAGTTTGTTTTCTGACCGTGTTGGATGTTTGAATTTCCATGATAATTCACAGCATATTTAAGTTTGGAGTTTGCCATCATATTTAGGTATCTCTATTTTTTTGAGAAGGGAAACAACCAAATCACCGTCAATACAATCCAGGATCTAATGGAATTAATTACTACAGAGATGCAAAGTGATAATGCGGCAACAGATTCTGCTGCTGAAGCTTTCTTTGCAAGCACATTGCGGTACATCCAATTCCAGAAACAAAAAGGTGGCGCAGTTAGTGAGAAATATGAACCTAATGTTAGTTTTTTTGTTGATCTGGGTAGGTTTGAATCATTTCTTGAGACTGAAAACAAGCTGTTCAGATAATTAATGAATTTCTAAATTTTTATTGTAGGAGAACTGAAAAGTTAAAACTTGAGAAAGGGAAACAAACTCGGTAACAATTGCTCTTCAATCCGCTAAACTTGTGAGAATTGTCGCCTTTGATCTTGCTCTTGGGACTCTTGAATGGTTCCCTCATTTGTCTTTGAATACGCTGACGCTGACGCTGCGTGCTACGTGTGTCATGGGaagttgcttatccaagcatgaTCTCAACTCTCAAATTGATTTGGTAATTGAAATTTTGAAGCGTCCAGGAGAAGTCCTCCCTGTTTGTCTTAGTGTCGCACGAACGCTGTAAATTCATAATTTAGTGTGCTTCAATTTTAATTTCTCGGCTTTTTTTTTCTCggttcaaatttttatttttatttcatattgtaatttgtttgattttggtctgACAATGGAGTTTTTTTCATCTGCTTGAATGATATCTTGGGCCTCATTCGTTTATGGTTCacttaaacttttatgttaaaagtgtagttaggttatcaacatgttgggtgatctatggtgaatttgccttttattgggttgtaactaaaatattaaaaaacgaatttttttttttaaaaaaaagtcatttgcaacgcacatttagctaatgtgcgtggcaaatgactttttttttttcgcctaaaagtcatttgcgtcgcacatttagctaatgtgcgttgcaaatgactttttaggcatggtgctgaaaagtcatttgcgtcgcacatttagctaatgtgcgttgcaaataacttttcaggcatggtgctgaaaagtcatttgcaacgcacatttgctaaatgtgcgacgcaaataaggttcatttgcgtcgcacaaatgtgcgacgcaaatgacttttagtcatttgcgtcgagagcttttgccacgcacgatgtgcgacgcaaatgtgcttaaaagtgcgatgcaaatgaccctttttccactagtgagtgtttctcgaattatggagttcaactgttaaacttttacagaaggttaagccttaaccattctgagcacggccatgcattttcatagtatctaactcttcgagaggccttgtacaacaacaacaccatatcctatcaaagataggaggacaatcccttcttgtaacttGTGAACaagttactttgattcatagtacgcccaataactgcttttatagactccttttacggtgcgacgtttagcgagcattaaagcgaactaattctcaaacaagcagccataactactcaggttctgaggaataggttccaatcaccattattgagaactacttatgacatgactttaatctcttaaagtgttctcatgatCAATCCGATAcgagatccaataagtatctatgcaaatgatttctgacatccggtccatctagttcaagaaactgaactataaatcaacttgcaatctaatctttattagtcattggtcgtccaacctttcaatgacctggattagggatcctttgtgacttcaatattcaagttcacttatgggtgtttctttgtcgaagaatccatctttacatcccatttgaatgttttgaatcacttggacttcatcatttaatactaaaccaagattaaatgatatatgaaatatgatttcataaatgataaatgtttaaaccaaacgcttaccaatttgtgggcctcaaacccaaaatcaagcatttaatgttttgcAGATATATGCCTTTCAcgcaatacttaaaacattcatggaactcaaacttaattctatttctgcatatgagtgttgtatctcattcaatgcagaggattagtttatcatacttttctattcttagcatcctttatatcgaaagcctttcgatgtaagatgaaaagatctttgaatatgtttttaGAATGATCTAGCCTTTCATTGCTGTTAGAATGATTTtcatattcaaaatagaaaatcatccaaatagcggacttgtgatcaacctgagttcattgaagaactcccactaaaaataattccctttcattgcttcttaggcaataatgaattcatttcaatcaTGTAGAGTTttaaatgatgcttcccttttggaa encodes:
- the LOC110798678 gene encoding vacuolar protein sorting-associated protein 35B-like isoform X2 is translated as MVGAIASGQISKYIGRKGSLMIASIPNIIGWLVVSFSRGNNQITVNTIQDLMELITTEMQSDNAATDSAAEAFFASTLRYIQFQKQKGGAVSEKYEPNEN
- the LOC110798678 gene encoding sugar transporter ERD6-like 6 isoform X3, with product MVGAIASGQISKYIGRKGSLMIASIPNIIGWLVVSFSRRCKVIMRQQILLLKLSLQAHCGTSNSRNKKVAQLVRNMNLMRTEKLKLEKGKQTR
- the LOC110798678 gene encoding vacuolar protein sorting-associated protein 35B-like isoform X1 yields the protein MVGAIASGQISKYIGRKGSLMIASIPNIIGWLVVSFSRGNNQITVNTIQDLMELITTEMQSDNAATDSAAEAFFASTLRYIQFQKQKGGAVSEKYEPNVSFFVDLGELKS
- the LOC110798678 gene encoding sugar transporter ERD6-like 6 isoform X4, which encodes MVGAIASGQISKYIGRKGSLMIASIPNIIGWLVVSFSRRCKVIMRQQILLLKLSLQAHCGTSNSRNKKVAQLVRNMNLMLVFLLIWEN